A window of the Labrus mixtus chromosome 8, fLabMix1.1, whole genome shotgun sequence genome harbors these coding sequences:
- the urod gene encoding uroporphyrinogen decarboxylase has translation MSKDDLILPKDFPQLKNDTFLRATRGEETEHVPVWCMRQAGRYLPEFREFRAGKDFFDTCQSPEACCELTLQPLRRYPFDAAIIFSDILVIPQAMGMEVQMVPGKGPTFPEPLKEPEDLQRLQAKVDVGKELSYVFKAITLTRHKIEGKVPLIGFTGAPWTLMAYMIEGGGSNTHSKAKRWLYRHPEASHMLLRMLTDVVVQYLLGQVAAGAQALQVFDSHAGILGPVEFKEFSLPYLRDIARSVKDKLKEEGKDVPMIVFAKDAHYALDDLSQSNYEVVGLDWTIDPRLARERTGGKVSLQGNMDPCALYAPKEKISDIVKKMLEGFGTRGYIANLGHGLYPDMDPENVGAFVEAVHQHSKQMIKQK, from the exons CCCCAAGGACTTCCCTCAGCTGAAGAACGACACATTCCTGCGAGCGACGCGAGGGGAAGAGACTGAACATGTCCCTGTGTGGTGTATGAGACAGGCGGGACGATACCTGCCAG agttCCGTGAGTTCAGAGCAGGGAAGGACTTCTTCGACACCTGTCAGTCACCGGAGGCCTGCTGCGAGCTCACCCTGCAG CCTTTGAGACGTTACCCGTTCGATGCCGCCATCATCTTCTCTGACATCCTGGTTATCCCACAG GCCATGGGTATGGAGGTCCAGATGGTTCCAGGTAAAGGTCCCACGTTCCCGGAGCCCCTGAAGGAGCCAGAGGACCTGCAGCGTCTGCAGGCCAAAGTGGACGTAGGCAAAGAGCTCAGCTACGTCTTCAAAGCCATCACACTGACCAGACACAAGATAGAGGGCAAAGTGCCGCTCATTGGATTCACCGGAGCTCCG TGGACGCTGATGGCCTACATGATCGAAGGTGGAGGCTCGAACACCCACTCTAAAGCAAAACGCTGGCTGTACCGGCACCCTGAGGCGAGCCACATGCTGCTGAGGATGCTGACAGATGTGGTCGTGCAGTATCTGCTGGGACAGGTGGCAGCTGGAGCTCAG gcTCTGCAGGTCTTTGACTCTCACGCCGGCATTTTGGGCCCGGTCGAATTTAAAGAGTTTTCTCTGCCGTATCTTCGAGACATCGCTCGCTCTGTCAAAGACAAACTgaaggaggaaggaaaagaCGTCCCCATG atTGTGTTTGCAAAAGATGCTCACTACGCTCTGGACGatctgtctcagtctaactatGAGGTGGTCGGACTCGACTGGACCATTGACCCACGATTGGCGCG ggAGCGCACAGGAGGGAAGGtcagtctgcagggaaacatgGACCCTTGTGCTCTCTACGCTCCAAAG gaaaagatttcagacaTCGTGAAGAAAATGTTGGAGGGTTTTGGCACGAGAGGCTACATCGCCAACCTGGGACACGGCCTTTATCCCGACATGGACCCGGAGAACGTGGGCGCCTTTGTCGAGGCTGTGCACCAACACTCAAAACAGATGATCAAGCAAAAGTAA